Proteins co-encoded in one Spirosoma endbachense genomic window:
- a CDS encoding putative Ig domain-containing protein, translating to DPGSLTASTTLVITVSPAPIVNTAPSVANAIPPQSATVGSGFSYLIPANTFTDSETPASLTLSVSSLPAGLSFTAPATISGTPSTTIGSPFTITVTATDPGS from the coding sequence CCGATCCGGGTTCATTAACGGCCAGCACAACCCTGGTCATTACCGTTAGCCCCGCCCCGATTGTGAACACCGCGCCCAGTGTGGCTAATGCTATCCCGCCCCAGTCGGCCACGGTGGGCAGTGGGTTCAGCTATCTCATCCCAGCCAACACCTTCACCGATTCGGAGACACCTGCCAGCCTGACCCTGTCGGTCAGTAGTCTGCCTGCCGGATTGAGCTTTACCGCTCCGGCTACCATCTCGGGAACGCCCTCCACTACGATCGGGTCACCTTTCACCATCACTGTGACGGCTACTGATCCGGGTTCGC
- a CDS encoding integrase core domain-containing protein, translating to MSFTMKYTAHPDRQTRFTKTVEGSGRIHALIPPGKPWRNGFIEPSNRTDKDELFTQQHFVDSEDRRYQLKLWEMAYNHRRPHQGLDNQIPFEVYRRDYPLHAASRGII from the coding sequence ATGAGCTTTACCATGAAGTACACAGCCCATCCTGATCGCCAAACCCGTTTTACCAAAACGGTAGAAGGCAGTGGCCGGATTCATGCACTGATTCCACCGGGTAAACCCTGGCGCAACGGCTTTATTGAACCCAGCAACCGAACCGATAAAGACGAGTTGTTTACTCAGCAGCATTTTGTGGACTCAGAGGATCGACGTTACCAGTTAAAACTCTGGGAGATGGCATACAATCACCGTCGTCCTCATCAAGGGTTAGACAACCAAATTCCCTTTGAGGTATATCGGCGGGATTACCCGCTTCATGCTGCCAGTCGGGGAATAATCTAA
- a CDS encoding helix-turn-helix domain-containing protein, translated as QEIKRLYQTGNYTYPALAKQFATTRRTIAKWVKRDTTTDRSSAPQQHGRRRVTEAYRQAVIAYRQAHPTHGPVRIQAELEATHGHFAFSTVRLIVKQAALSQAPKPKATESKAIPVGRHRTQMDVQQLPAIEGSSGFEYKISIIHLSTRIKYSEIHDNYESATIAAVFQRAWDALPPFLLLSLTTP; from the coding sequence CAAGAAATCAAACGACTCTATCAAACCGGAAACTACACCTATCCTGCACTGGCCAAACAGTTTGCTACCACTCGCCGGACAATTGCGAAATGGGTCAAACGAGACACGACCACCGATAGGAGTAGCGCCCCTCAACAGCATGGCCGACGACGCGTTACAGAAGCTTACCGGCAGGCCGTCATTGCTTACCGACAGGCGCACCCTACTCATGGTCCGGTACGCATTCAGGCTGAACTGGAGGCCACCCACGGCCATTTTGCCTTTAGTACAGTGCGGCTCATTGTCAAACAAGCGGCCCTCAGCCAAGCGCCTAAACCCAAAGCGACGGAGTCGAAGGCCATCCCGGTGGGCCGTCACCGCACCCAGATGGATGTGCAGCAACTGCCTGCCATTGAGGGTAGTAGCGGGTTCGAGTACAAGATTTCGATCATTCATTTGTCGACTCGGATTAAGTACTCAGAGATTCACGACAATTATGAAAGTGCGACCATAGCTGCTGTTTTCCAGCGGGCCTGGGATGCTTTACCCCCTTTTTTATTACTTTCACTGACAACGCCATGA
- a CDS encoding XRE family transcriptional regulator, whose translation MEVIMTLGETLRKNRRAKNLTLQNVGEAVGLPYQSVQRWETDKAIPNAVQLTVLAKLFGISVDELLSEDFVMGDIKGILPFGSHLTINLPLITVANRTQLLNTFTNYDSVKSLNETFPVTTGIVPVQDNYVVIEIGSDIMEPKLSSGTKVLAEPISQENFPEEHGGVYAVLYNKKFAVRRIVNNDIAEHGKLFLNADNTKYDPIVVEATSIRAMWKVLRVVDAVVF comes from the coding sequence ATGGAAGTAATAATGACTCTGGGCGAGACACTCCGCAAAAACAGAAGGGCTAAAAATCTGACTTTGCAAAATGTTGGGGAAGCCGTGGGCTTACCGTATCAATCGGTTCAGCGTTGGGAAACTGATAAGGCTATCCCTAACGCTGTTCAATTAACTGTACTAGCGAAACTATTTGGCATTTCAGTAGACGAGCTGTTAAGTGAAGACTTTGTCATGGGTGACATAAAGGGTATATTGCCCTTTGGAAGTCACCTAACAATCAATCTCCCTTTAATAACTGTGGCCAATAGAACACAACTACTTAACACATTTACAAACTATGACTCTGTGAAGTCTCTTAATGAAACCTTTCCGGTAACAACAGGCATTGTTCCAGTTCAGGACAATTATGTTGTCATTGAAATTGGCAGTGACATCATGGAACCCAAATTGTCTTCAGGAACAAAAGTTTTGGCAGAACCTATTTCACAAGAAAATTTCCCTGAAGAACACGGTGGAGTATATGCAGTCCTGTATAACAAGAAGTTTGCCGTTCGCCGGATTGTCAATAATGACATTGCCGAGCATGGTAAACTTTTTCTAAATGCTGATAATACCAAGTATGACCCTATAGTTGTGGAAGCTACCAGCATCCGGGCAATGTGGAAAGTTCTCCGAGTCGTTGACGCTGTAGTGTTCTAA